ACCGATACCTTGAATGAATCCGGTTTTGTTGAAGATACCTTAGGTGCATTTAAAGGCCGTACCATTCACACTTATCACACCGAAGGTGCTGGTGGCGGTCATTCACCTGATATTATTCGAGCCTGTGGTGAAGCCAATGTATTGCCTTCATCAACTAACCCTACAAGACCATTCACCATTAATACCATTGATGAACATCTCGATATGTTGATGGTATGTCACCATTTGGATCCGAGTATTCCTGAAGATATCGCATTTGCCGACTCGCGGATCCGTAAAGAGAGTATTGCAGCGGAAGATATTATGCAGGATCTTGGCGCAATAAGTATGATTGCCTCTGATTCCCAAGCCATGGGCCGTGTTGGCGAAATGATCACCCGTACTTGGCAAACCGCGCACAAAATGAAAGTGCAACGTGGACCATTGGCTCCCGATACTGAACGCAACGATAACTTCCGCCTAAAACGCTATGTCGCTAAATACACAATCAATCCAGCCATCAGCCATGGTATTAGCCATGAAGTTGGCTCGATTGAGGTTGGAAAATTAGCCGACCTAGTGCTTTGGAAACCAGCATTTTTCGGTATTAAACCGGCGATGATCCTTAAAGCCGGTTTTATCGCTGCAGCGCCTATGGGTGATGCCAATGCCTCAATTCCCACACCACAACCGGTTTATTACCGCCCTATGTGGGGATCATTAGGCAAAGCAGCGGGGCAATGCTCTATGACTTTCTTGTCGCAAGTTGCGGTAGAGAAAGGGGTACCGGAACAAGCAGGAATGCAACGTTTAGTAGGTGTATGCCGTAATACCAGAAACATTGGCAAAGCCGACATGATCCACAACGACTGGGCACCAAAAGTCGAAGTTGATCCGCAAACCTATGAAGTGCGTGCTAATGGTGAATTATTAACCTGCGAGCCAGCAACTGAGTTGCCACTCGCCCAGCGTTATTGCTTGTTTTAACACACACATTGTAGGTTGCGGCTGAAGAATGAAGCCCAACATTGCTTAGCGTTGGGCTTCGCAAGCTCAGCACCAACCTACGCTGAAATTCAATTAAACATTAAAACTCGACAGCTAACCCAATTTGCTTTCTACCTGAAATAGAAACAATGCAGCATAGAAGCGGAGTGGGCAGGCTAAAACATAACTGATGGTAGGACATTATGTTACAAGTATACCAAAGGCTAGATCACAGTCATCAGCCGATAACAGACTCTATTACGCTTGATTACGACACTCGTAAAAAAGCCCGTATCAAAGGCATGACCGACAAGGGTGCGCTAATCGGCATTTTTGTTGATCGTGGCAACCCGTTACGCATAGGTGAAATTCTTAAAACCGAATGCGGTCGTTTAATTGAAGTTAAAGGCCAAGAGGAAGAAGTGTTCACCGCCGTGGCCAGTGACTGGCCAACCTTTAGCCGTATTTGTTATCACTTAGGCAATCGTCATACTAGCCTGCAAATAGGTGAATGTTGGGTACGTTTTAAACCCGATCATGTGTTAGCCGAACTAGTCGAGCAATATGGTTTAACCGTTAATACAACCCCAGCAATTTTTGAACCGGAAAATGGTGCTTATGGACATCATCACGCCCATAAACATTAAGCAAGGCGCTAGTAAGGGAGAAAATGGCTTGCAGTTAACTCGTTTATTGCAGATATGCAGCGCTAACCTGCCTGTTGGTGGTTTTTCCTTTTCACAAGGGCTAGAGATGGCAATCGAACTCGGTTGGGTCAAAGATCTAAAAACCAGCTCCGACTGGATAAGCTCTAACCTACAACTCGCGATTGCCAGCACAGACTTACCCTTGTTGCTTAGGCTATATAAAGCGGTTCCTAGCTCAGCGCATGCTGACAGCAAAACCTTTGTTGAATGGGACGATATGCTAATAGCTACTCGTGAGTCAGCGGAGCTTAGGCTGGCTGAAGTCGCTATGGGTAAAGCATTGTCGCGTTTGTTGCTGAGCTTAGAAGAGCTTGACTGTACACCTGTCTATTCATTGCTTAAACGCAAGGAGATTAGCTTTGTTGCTGGTTTTGCCATCGCCTGCCGACTCATGAAAATAGAGTTACACCAAGCCTTAACGGGCTATTGTTGGACATTTATCGACAACCAAGTCGCCGCCGCAACTAAGTTAGCGCCATTAGGGCAAACTCAAGCCCAAAACTTGTTGTTTGCATTAAGCGGCGAAATCGAAAACGCGGTTGAACAAGCACAACAGCTTGATGATGACAGCCTTGGCTGCAGTTTACCCAGATTAGCCATGGCGAGTGCCTGGCATGAAGAACAATATTCAAGATTATTTCGTTCATAATATTTCTTATATTTAGCGAATTAAGGAGAACAACAATGAAACATAAACAAGTACTAAGAATCGGTGTCGGCGGACCAGTCGGCTCAGGCAAAACAGCCCTACTGCGCACTTTATGTATGGAGCTGCGTGATAAATACAATATGGCTGTGGTGACTAACGATATTTACACGCGCGAAGATGCTGAGTTTCTGACTCGCCATAACGCATTAGATGCAGATCGCATTATGGGTGTAGAAACGGGTGGCTGCCCGCACACCGCCATTCGCGAAGACGCGTCGATGAACCTAGCGGCTATAGACGAATTGCAAGAACGTCATCCAGGATTGGATTTTGTATTAGTTGAAAGTGGTGGTGATAACTTAAGCGCAACCTTTAGCCCTGAACTTTCCGATTTAACCATCTACGTTATCGATGTGTCAGCAGGCGACAAAATCCCGCGTAAAGGTGGCCCTGGTATCACTAAGTCTGATCTACTTATCATCAATAAAATCGACATCGCCGATCAAGTTGGCGCGTCATTAGAAGTGATGGATCGCGACGCTAAAAAGATGCGGGGCGAGCGTCCATTTATCTTCGCTAATATGAAAATTAAACATGGTCTTGATGAAATCATTAACTTTATCGAAACCGAAGGCATGTTAAACGTAACAGCAGCCAAGGCTGTATAGGAGAATAAAAATGAAAAAGACGATTAAAACTTTCAGCCTAGCAGCGTGTTCAATATTAATGGCAACCAGTGCTAGTGCCCATGAAGATGAGTTTTTAAGCCATGCGGTACATGAGTTATATCATGTCGCTATGCTAGCCTTGGCAGTAGCGGTTGTCTATAAAGGTGGTCAGTGGTTAAAAACCAAGTATCAGCAAAAGCGTAAAAGCCGAGCAAACAAAGCTTAAACTAAAGCCAGAGCTGAATCAGTTAACAAAAAAAAGCGGCTAAGCCGCTTTTTTTATTATTGTGCATATACGAAAAGCTAACCGCGTTAACGGCCAAACTTAATTTTATAACGACCTTGAGAGTCTGCTTTGCCCAAAAATGTCATAGCATTCATTAACATTGCATCAGCAGAAGGGCCTGCTTTAACAAAACCATCAACTTTGGTTTGGTTTTTATCCTTAAGCTCTGCTTTTAAATCAAGCAACAAGGTTTTATCGTCACCTTTAACACTAGCAAGCAAATTTCCCTTATCACAAGCTAAATCAACATTGAGATCACCCAAAGAAAATTGCCCGCCCATGACGCCCAAAGCTGATTGCTGCCAATTTACTTTACCCGCCAACTCAGTACAGTATGGTTTGCCTATGCTCGCGGCTTGTATGTCCGCCTTGACAATTCCTTGTAAGCTTTCAACCATATTACCGCGTATTTGCTTAAGTTTAGGCATAGCAATGTCAGCCGGAATCGATAATTGAGTATTGGCTAAGCCTATATTTTGCGCGCCGGCAAAGTACGCATAACCTTGACCAAATGGCTCTAAAATTTTGCGGCTACTACCAAATTTAAAATCGGCACCAACTTCCCCACTTAACAATTTCGGCAGGGCAATAGACCACCCCACATTCTTAAGTAATATGCCGTCAACGGTTAAAGTGTCTAACTTGCCTTGCCATAACGTACCCGACACATTGCCTAGTGCAACATTGGCTGGAAGTTTGACTTTACTGATCACAAAGTTTGCAGGAATGGTGGCGATCAAAAAGGCGATATATAAGAAAAAGCAACCAACCCCAATTTTTATCCAAGACTTCATTTATATTTTTATCCTAATCAACGCCTTATTGTGCCAATTGTAGGCGTCGAACTTTAACTTCACCTGGGTTATCGCTGGCACTAATATCCACCATGGTGATTTTTACATGCTCTTGATTAACCAGTTTTTCTAGCCATTTCATCAAGTTATTAAATGGCACGCTATCCAATTGTATTTGTAATTCACTGCCTTGCGGTTTAGTACCTGAAATGGAAATACCCGCTTGGCGCGCAGTTCGGTTAGCAATATTGCTTAATGAGCCTCGGCTCTTACCACCACTACTGGATGCTGCACGATATTTAGCACTGTTTTCAGCCACCCAAGTCAGTAATTTTTGCTTATTATCTAAATCGCGTTGCGCTTTGGCAGCACGATCATTAACTGGGCCAATCAGCAACTGAAAAATCAAGCCAATAGCCAGCACAATGCTCGCTACATTTACCAGATTTTGTTCACGTTTAGCTAGCCCACTATGCCATTGTTTAATTTTATTCATTATTTTTTAATACTCAGAGAACCGCTAACTTTACCATTACTATTATTAAGCGAACCTTGCTCTACTTTTAAATCGTTATTAGTGAGTTGGGCTTTAAACGATTCAAAACTCGAAAAGTTGCTAGCTGTCGCTTGAATACGGATTTCATTGCGTTTGGCATCAAAGCGCAGTGATTCTGGATTTAAATCTTTGACTTTATCAAAGGCATCCAAAGTTAAATTGAGCATGGCAATAAATTCGTCGCCGTCACTCGACAATGAAACTTCTTTCATCTTCGACTTAACATACTTCTTCATACCACTAACTTTGATACGCTTGCCACTTGGGAAAGCAGTCAAAAATGTCTTCTTAATCTCATCATCAAGTTGCGCAACTTGTTGTTCTAGCTGGTATATTTTGCTTACCTGACCGCCCATGTGAATTAAAAACAACACACCAGCCAGTATGGCAACATTACGCCATGCAGATAAAAACTTCCAAGTTTGCTTTTTCAGTTGATAAATACCTTGGCGCATATTTAAGCAACCAGCATCAACACCTTGTACTAAGACTTGCAAAGGTAAATCAAACGCTTTTTCTTTGACTTGGTAGCCTTCAGTAGTCAACTCAGCAGGCAAAGGCGAATAGTGAGCTAGTACAGGTTGTGCGACTTCATCCGTATGTGTCTCTGTCTCTTCCGCTTCTGTATCTGCTCCGCTATCTGATTCAGCTTGTTTTTCGGCGGTTGCACTTTCAGGTTTAGGCAACAAGTCCAGCCAATCTTGTAATGCAGATCCTGTTACCTCAAAGCCACGAAACGCGCTCGCGCGGATCAACCATTCATCACCCAATTGCAAAGCACTGATTTCACCGTCTTTAACCGGCAATGCTAAATAATCAGGGATCAACTTAGTGGCGACTAATTCGGCTGCATCTAACCATGCTAACCAATTATCCATTTGTTGTTTACTACAAATAGCCACGTTTAAATAAGTCTGCCCCGCTTTAGACACTTTACTGCCTGTCGCAAAGAATAACTCATCAACATCTTGTGCTAACTCATCTTCCAACGTAAAGGGCAAGGCTTGAATAAATTGCCGCCCAGCTTTAGGTGGCATCAGCACTTGCTTTGTAATAATTGCGTTACCCGGCACAAACACACTGATAGCGCGCCCACCGGCTCGGCTTTGTAACGTATTGAGTTGACCGGCATCAGGTAATATACCTGATGCAATAATTTCGTTTTCACTATCAGACCAAACTAGCCAATGCACTTTGTGCTGAAATTGACTGCCGAGTCGGATATATAACTGTTCGGACACACTAAACTCCAATCTTGCGGGCGATCACTTTTCCTTGCCCTTTCTGATCCAACATAATAATGGATTCTAAGCCTATCCAACTGCGATTAAACTCAGTTTTGGCTTTCATTCTAAAGTACTGGCTTTTAACCGTAAATTGTTGTTTTACTTGTGGCGATATTTGACCTATCGCCTGAATTTCTGCTTCTTGCCAAAAATCATTAATATCAGCCCAACCTTCTTTAGGTCGGTTGGATAATAATGATTGCGCATCAGAAGACGATAACTTAGGCGTAAACATAGCTTGTAAAATATCAGCGCCTTGGTCACCCAAGGTGTTTACGTTTATCAACTGCTCGTCTACATCCGGAATAATACAAACATGCTCAATAATTTTATCCATAATACGTTTGTTAACGCCTTCGACCATACGCAGTTCTGACGCATCGACCATCATACTATTGGCGGCCAAATGAGGTTTAATTCGCGCTTCATAAACATAGTCTTCAGCACCGAAAGGGCTGGTATTAGTATCTGGATCTAGCCAATCAAATAGTGCATCACGGATCTGCTCGGCTTCATAGTTTTCGACAGATACCGCTTCTAACAACGCCATAAACTGCACTTTAGGCTCCACTTGAAATTGACTGGCATTCGCCGGAGAACCTGTTGTGTTATTACTGTTTTGATTATTAGAGTTAGTATTTTGGTTATTCGAGTTATTATTCTGGTTGTTTTTTTGCTTTTTCGGATCGCGATAAACCGCATTTAGATTAAAACAAGCATGTAAGTCTTGGATCTCGCCCGATATTTCGCCATTTTCCACCGGAAATACCATGTCTTGCATCGCCCACGCTTGCTCTAAATTAAACACGCCGCCTTTTTCATCAAATGACTCTTTCAATAACAGGCTAACAAATTCTTCTGCGCCCAATGCATACCAATAAGCTTGCTCATTCGAGTACAAATTATCGGTACGCTTGATCTGCATTTGTAAGCGCATAGCCATGTCAGTGGCGATCACAGTCACAATAGCCACAATCAAGAGTACGGTAATTAAAGCCACGCCTCTTTGCTTACTAACACCTCGACAACCCAACATTATTTGGTCGCCTCCGGCATTAAAATAACGCGGCGAATATCGCCATAATCAGCTAATTTTAATGTGATAGCTATGGCTACAGGTAAATCTTTACTGCGCCACTCTGTTTGCCACTTATCGTTTTTGCCATCATGGAATTCAAAAATCAGCTCCTTAACATCTGTGAGTAAAGGTCTAACTTTAAATTCCTCACCGACAACAGGATCAGGGTATTCGAAATGGATCCGCTCCAGCACATCATCAACAACACGATAAGCAAAAGATTGCACCTCGCTGCGCGGCATTAAAAACATAGGATTAGTCCACCCTACTTTTCGTAACGCCAGTACTTGAGATTGACTATCTAAAATTAACTCACCATGGGAAATAAAAGTATCTGCGGCTTTTTCGCCATCCACCCTAACCTTACGTCGGGTTGCTTGGCGTAAATCGCGTTCAATAGTTAATATAGCCAACTGTAATGATTGTAAACGTTCGCTATGCGTCAGTGATACTTCATTACTGGTTGAAATACTACTTAATACGTTAGCCGCACCTAGCCCAACGACCGCAAATATAGCAACCGCAACCAGCATTTCAATTAAGGTAAAACCTCGGTGATGAGTTAATTTTTTCATGATTAACTACGCTTGCTAATATAAGTGCCAAGGCTAGTGATAGACGCTTCCATGGCTTCATCACTGTATACGGTAATTTCAACCATTACCATGCTGACATCTTGGGTTTTAGTCACAGTCTGTTTCCAATAATAAGTAGTACCGGCCATTTCAGCTTCGCCTTTCTTATTATTTGGCACCGGCCATTTACGCTTAATTCTTAACTCGGCTAATTGGTTGCTAGCTACCCACTGGGCAAAAGCATTTTGCTGCAGAATACTTTGATTAGAAACATGGGTGGTGGTTGACGAGATTAAGGCTATGCCGGCAAAAGCCAAAATAGCAATCGCCACTAAAATTTCGAGTAAGGTAAACCCAGATTGACGTTTAGACATAAGTACAGGTTTCATTACAGATCGACCTCTAATGGCCCTTCCACTTTAAGCGGGATGGCATATTCACCAGTTACTGAAAAGCAGAAACTATCGATATCAGAAAACGCCTCGTCATAAATAAACAGCAATTCAAATGGCGTTATATCACCGCTTGAAAACAGGTAAATATGCGGTACGACCTTATCTTCTTCATCTTTTTGCGTGTCTTCATCATCACTAGATGAAAATAAATCATCCTCTTGATTTTGCTGATCTAGCCAAGGAATATTATCCACCCGCAATTGTAGAGTAATATTTTCCGGCATCTCTTGTTCAGCAAATGTCGCCTCGCCACTGATAGGAGACCAACGTTGACCATCAAAGCCAACAAACTCATAGCCGGCTTCATTGATCACCACGCCAAATTGCACATTATTAAGCAACGCGTATTCAACCGCTAAATGGTATAAAGCTTGAAATTTGCGTGCTTCTTTTTCTACTTTTTTCGACGGGTCATTGGTATCAAAAGAAAAAGAAATAGAACTAACTAAAATCGCCATTAAAACTAAAACGAGCATAATCTCCAACAAGGTAAATCCTTGTTGTTTGCTTGCTTTATTAAACGGCTTAGTCATGGCGCTTTACTTAACTCTAAAACTATCTATAACTGGGTTAGCTTTATACAATAAAGGGCGATTGAACCGCCCTTTATCTAGTCAATATCTAATGTTGTGACGGCTTATTGTAAAAACTCGTCAATATTCCAGTTACCAATATCATCTTCGGTATCGGCTTCACCATCAGGCCCCATTGAATAAATATCAAAATTACCATTATCACCTGGGCTTAATAACATGTATTCATTGTCCCAAGGGTCCATAGGTAAGCGTTTAATATAGCCACCTTCTGGGTAGTTCTTTGGTAATGGTTCAATATCAGGCGCACTGACTAATGCATCTAAACCTTGATCCGTTGTAGGATATTTATGGTTGTTTAACTTATACATATCCATTGCATTTTCTAACGTGACAATATCAGTCGCAGCTTTTTTGATTTTTGCTTCATCACTTTGGCCAATCAATTGCGGCGCTATCATACCTGCTAAAATACCGATAATAACTAAGACCACCATGATCTCAAGAATGGTAAAACCAGACTGTTTGTTGTATTGCTTCATTACAATAATCCTTACTAATTAAAACTGATTAACATCCAAAAACTAATGTTTTAGACGTATTGCCAAAGGTTGAGTTCACACCGTTAGCAGATAAATTTCTGAATTCTTATATCGTCACAAGCGACAAATTTCAAACACGAACTGTTATTAATACAGTTGTATGCACTCAAGCTTGGAAAAATTAAAAATGATTAACTAATTGGTGTTTAGGCAAAGCCGTCAAATTTTTTGAACCCATGAGCATACGTGGTTTTGTATGTGATTGGGGCAAAAAATGCAGACAATGCCGCATAAACACCAAGTAGGACATCATTTAGCCGACCATGGTGTTTAGGGCCATAATAGGTTGCAATATCGAAATCACAATAAAAAACACAATACCCGCCATACTCAACACCATAGCAGGGCCTAAAATTCCCAACGTTACCGTTACCAAAGATTGAAATTCGCGATCTTGGTTATCAGCGGCACGACCGAGCATTTGCTCTAACTCACCACTTTTCTCACCACTGGCTATCATATGTAGCATCATGGGTGGAAATAACTTCGTTTGTTCTAACGACGCTCTCAGGCTTGTACCTTCACGTACTTTACCTCGTGCGACTTCAATCTCTTGTTTCATAAAATCATTAGACAATACGTCGCCGGCAATACGCATACTTTCTAACAAAGGCACTGCACTGGCCGTACATATACTTAATGTGCGAGCAAAACGCGCGGTATTCAAGCCTTTAGCGACTTTACCTATCAAGGGGACTTTTAATAAATGCTGGTGGTAAGTTAATCGTGCTTTAGGCTTTTGAATTAGGCGCTGAAATACTACGGCACCAAGCATCGAAAGTACCAAAACATATAATCCATAGTCACGTAATAAATCACTAGCACCTATCATAAATTGCGTAGTCGCTGGTAAATCGGCATTCATTCGTTGGAATTGACCAACAATTTTCGGCACAACCGAAGCCAATAAATAAGATACGACAGTGACCGCGACAATCAATAGCATAACAGGGTAAATAGACGCTTGCTGAATTTGCGATTTAGTCACTTGTCTTTGTTCTGTGTAATCCGCCAAGCGTTCTAATACGGTATCTAAATGACCTGACTTTTCCCCTGCTGCAACCATGGAACGAAATAGATCATCAAAGATATGCGGAAACTCAGCCATACTGTCAGCCAACGAATAACCTTCGGTAACTTTAGAACGAACCGCCATTAACATAGTTTCATGACGTGGCTTATCCGCCTGTTGCGCCACAGCTAACAACGATTCTTCAACCGTTAAACCGGAAGCCGACAAGGTTGCCAATTGGCGGGTCATTAACGCTAAGTCATTAGCTGAAATACTTGGCTTTAAAAAAGAGACTGAGTGGCCCTGTTTTTTCTCTTTAGCGACCGTTTCTTCAATTTCGACCGGCATTAAGCCTTTTTCACGCAGCTGTTGACGCGCTGCTTTGGCGGTATCAGCTTCAATTAGGCCTTTAACCGATTTACCGGCTTTATTGAGTGCTTTGTATTCAAACGCTGCCATGCTTTAGCTTTAACCTTCTCGCGTTACACGTACAACTTCTTCTAAAGAAGTCACACCAGCCAAAACTTTAGAAATACCATCATGACGAATACTTGGAGTGACCGAGCGGATCTGACTAACAATAGCTTGCTCACCCGCGCCGTTATGGATCAACTCGCGAACTTGATCATCAACTATCAATAATTCATGAATACCACTTCGGCCTTTATAACCACTATAGTTACAGGTTTCGCAACCATCCGGGTGGTAAATGACTGCTTTTTCATCGGCAGCTAAATCCATCAATTCTCTTTCACGGGCTGTCGGTTCAGCCGGTTTCTTACAATCAGGGCAAAGCGTACGCACTAATCGTTGCGCTAACACAGCCAAAACACTTGAAGATAATAAGAATTGCTCTACACCCATGTCTTGCATACGTGTAATAGCACCCACTGCAGTATTAGTATGTAGAGTTGATAGTACCAAGTGACCGGTTAGTGAGGCTTGCACTGCGATTTGTGCCGTTTCTAAGTCACGGATCTCACCAATCATCACCACATCGGGGTCTTGACGCAGTATGGCTCGTAAACCACGAGCAAAGGTCATATCAACCTTAGTATTAACCTGAGTTTGGCCAATACCGGGTAATTCATATTCGATTGGGTCTTCAACGGTAAGGATATTACGCTCAGCAGAATTAAGATCACTTAAACCTGCGTACAAAGTCGTTGATTTACCCGAACCTGTGGGACCGGTTACGAGAATAATGCCGTGTGGCTTTTTCAATAAGTCAGCAAAGTGGTCACAGTTAGATTGGGTCATACCCAAATCGCTAAGGTTTAAGCGCGCATTATTTTTATCAAGCAAACGCAATACAACCCGTTCGCCATAATTAGATGGCATGGTACTAACCCGCACATCGACAGCACGGCCACCGATACGCAACGAGATACGACCATCTTGCGGAATACGCTTTTCAGCTATGTCTAACTTAGCCATAACTTTAATACGCGAAACCAACAAGTTAGCTAGCTTTCTATTGGGACTAATAATTTCACGTAAAACACCGTCAACCCTAAAACGCACTTTCAGGTCGGCTTCAAACGTTTCAATATGAATATCTGACGCACCTTCTTTTATCGCCTCAGACAACATAGCATTGATCAGTTTAATAACCGGCGCATCATCTTCATTTTCCAGCAGATCTTCGGTTTCAGGTAATTCATCAGCCAAGGAGAATAAATCGGCTTCATTACCTATGTCTTCCATCATCTGCCGCGCTTCAGAACTATCTTTTTGGTAAACCTCGGTTAACTTTAACTCAAACGCCTCATTACTCACCTTGGATATGGTAAATTCGCGGCCAATCACTCGTCGCGCTTCAATGACCGAATCTAATGAGACATTGCTTCGGCATATCGCCGTTATCTTGCCAGATTCAAGGTCACTGACCAATAGAATGCCATGCCGCTTAGCAAAGCCAAATGGCAAGCTAAATCGAGAAAAGGCAGCTTCTTCAGCATCTTCTAACTCACCATCCAGATCTCCATCTAGCAATACCTCTTCATCAAGGCTATTACTTGAAGGTGTAGGATAATCCGCTGGTTGCTCAACACCAGTTGTTAATGGCGACTCATTAGCCAAATCATTTTGTGCCTGCATGGCAAGCTCTTCAGCTTGCGTTTCAGTAACTGTGTCTTTATTAGATAGTTCGGACATAGTGCGCTACCAGTTACTCTTTATCTTTCTTGGTATCTTGCTTAAATTTCT
This genomic window from Saccharobesus litoralis contains:
- the gspH gene encoding type II secretion system minor pseudopilin GspH; the protein is MTKPFNKASKQQGFTLLEIMLVLVLMAILVSSISFSFDTNDPSKKVEKEARKFQALYHLAVEYALLNNVQFGVVINEAGYEFVGFDGQRWSPISGEATFAEQEMPENITLQLRVDNIPWLDQQNQEDDLFSSSDDEDTQKDEEDKVVPHIYLFSSGDITPFELLFIYDEAFSDIDSFCFSVTGEYAIPLKVEGPLEVDL
- the gspG gene encoding type II secretion system major pseudopilin GspG, producing MKQYNKQSGFTILEIMVVLVIIGILAGMIAPQLIGQSDEAKIKKAATDIVTLENAMDMYKLNNHKYPTTDQGLDALVSAPDIEPLPKNYPEGGYIKRLPMDPWDNEYMLLSPGDNGNFDIYSMGPDGEADTEDDIGNWNIDEFLQ
- the gspF gene encoding type II secretion system inner membrane protein GspF, whose protein sequence is MAAFEYKALNKAGKSVKGLIEADTAKAARQQLREKGLMPVEIEETVAKEKKQGHSVSFLKPSISANDLALMTRQLATLSASGLTVEESLLAVAQQADKPRHETMLMAVRSKVTEGYSLADSMAEFPHIFDDLFRSMVAAGEKSGHLDTVLERLADYTEQRQVTKSQIQQASIYPVMLLIVAVTVVSYLLASVVPKIVGQFQRMNADLPATTQFMIGASDLLRDYGLYVLVLSMLGAVVFQRLIQKPKARLTYHQHLLKVPLIGKVAKGLNTARFARTLSICTASAVPLLESMRIAGDVLSNDFMKQEIEVARGKVREGTSLRASLEQTKLFPPMMLHMIASGEKSGELEQMLGRAADNQDREFQSLVTVTLGILGPAMVLSMAGIVFFIVISILQPIMALNTMVG
- the gspE gene encoding type II secretion system ATPase GspE, with the protein product MQAQNDLANESPLTTGVEQPADYPTPSSNSLDEEVLLDGDLDGELEDAEEAAFSRFSLPFGFAKRHGILLVSDLESGKITAICRSNVSLDSVIEARRVIGREFTISKVSNEAFELKLTEVYQKDSSEARQMMEDIGNEADLFSLADELPETEDLLENEDDAPVIKLINAMLSEAIKEGASDIHIETFEADLKVRFRVDGVLREIISPNRKLANLLVSRIKVMAKLDIAEKRIPQDGRISLRIGGRAVDVRVSTMPSNYGERVVLRLLDKNNARLNLSDLGMTQSNCDHFADLLKKPHGIILVTGPTGSGKSTTLYAGLSDLNSAERNILTVEDPIEYELPGIGQTQVNTKVDMTFARGLRAILRQDPDVVMIGEIRDLETAQIAVQASLTGHLVLSTLHTNTAVGAITRMQDMGVEQFLLSSSVLAVLAQRLVRTLCPDCKKPAEPTARERELMDLAADEKAVIYHPDGCETCNYSGYKGRSGIHELLIVDDQVRELIHNGAGEQAIVSQIRSVTPSIRHDGISKVLAGVTSLEEVVRVTREG